A region of Takifugu flavidus isolate HTHZ2018 chromosome 2, ASM371156v2, whole genome shotgun sequence DNA encodes the following proteins:
- the LOC130518916 gene encoding myoblast determination protein 1 homolog produces MDLSELVFPLSADDLYDDPCFSSGDLNFFDDLDSRLLLKPEGHQHLHHHVPSAEEELEEETVVEEHVRAPGGLHQAGRCLLWACKACKRKTTHADRRKAATMRERRRLSKVNDAFETLKRCTASNPNQRLAKVEILRNAISYIESLQALLRTSGQDQSFYPPLEPYGADSEASSPQSNCSDGAMDYVSPCVTSNAKNNRSRKNIQTTGDSSSKQCLVSSLECLSSIVERISTDPTVVAPVGDSVVPRGPGSPQSSPAGIYEPL; encoded by the exons ATGGATCTGTCCGAGCTGGTTTTCCCTCTCTCGGCCGACGACCTCTACGATGACCCCTGCTTCAGCAGTGGGGACCTGAACTTCTTCGATGACCTGGACTCTCGCCTACTGCTGAAACCAGAAGgccaccagcacctccatcaCCACGTCCCCAgtgcagaggaggagctggaggaggagacggtggTGGAAGAGCACGTGAGGGCACCGGGGGGCCTCCACCAGGCCGGCCGATGCCTGCTCTGGGCCTGCAAAGCCTGTAAAAGGAAGACGACCCACGCGGACCGGCGGAAGGCGGCGACCATGCGGGAGCGGCGACGACTGAGCAAAGTCAACGACGCCTTTGAGACGCTAAAGCGCTGCACCGCCTCCAACCCCAACCAGAGGCTCGCCAAGGTGGAGATCCTGCGCAACGCCATCAGCTACATCGAGTCCCTGCAGGCCCTGCTGAGGACTTCGGGTCAAGACCAGAGCTTCTACCCACCGCTGGAGCCCTACGGTGCAGATTCAGAGGCCTCCAGTCCACAATCCAACTGCTCGGATGGCGCG ATGGATTATGTTTCTCCGTGTGTGACGTCAAACGCAAAGAACAACAGATCAAGGAAAAACATCCAGACAACAGGCG ATTCCAGCAGTAAACAGTGTCTGGTTTCCAGTTTGGAATGTCTGTCCAGCATCGTGGAGCGGATCAGCACGGACCCGACAGTGGTGGCCCCTGTGGGGGACAGCGTGGTTCCAAGGGGACCCGGATCACCTCAGAGCAGCCCTGCAGGGATCTACGAGCCGCTCTGA